The following proteins are co-located in the Doryrhamphus excisus isolate RoL2022-K1 chromosome 15, RoL_Dexc_1.0, whole genome shotgun sequence genome:
- the LOC131102830 gene encoding myosin heavy chain, fast skeletal muscle-like, which produces MSSDAEMAQYGPASIYLRKPEKERIEAQNRPFDAKTACFVPDVKELYIKGVVQKKEGGKATVKTEKNETVTVSDEDCHPMNPPKYDKIEDMAMMTHLNEPSVLFNLKDRYAAWMIYTYSGLFCVTVNPYKWLPVYDPQVVAAYRGKKRMEAPPHIFSVSDNAYQNMLTDRENQSVLITGESGAGKTVNTKRVIQYFATIAVAGGSDKKEQTSGKMQGTLEDQIISANPLLEAFGNAKTVRNDNSSRFGKFIRIHFGTTGKLASADIETYLLEKSRVTFQLTEERSYHIFYQIMTGHKPELIEMLLISTNPYDFPLISQGQITVASIDDKEELVATDTATDILGFTNEEKMSIYKLTGAVLHYGNMKFKQKQREEQAEPDGTEVADKVAFLMGLNSADLLKGLCYPRVKVGNEYVTKGQTVPQVANAVGALAKSVYEKMFLWMVIRINEMLDTKQPRQFFIGVLDIAGFEIFDFNSMEQLCINFTNEKLQQFFNHHMFVLEQEEYKKEGIDWEFIDFGMDLAACIELIEKPMGIFSILEEECMFPKSSDTSFKNKLYDQHLGKNNAFQKPKVVKGKPEAHFSLVHYAGTVDYNISGWLEKNKDPLNESVVQLYQKSSLKLLSFLYASFSGAEADSGGDAGKGGKKGAKKKGGSFQTVSAVFRENLGKLMTNLRSTHPHFVRCLIPNEVKTPGIMDNHLVIHQLRCNGVLEGIRICTKGFPSRILYADFKQRYRILNASAIPEGQFIDGKKASEKLLGSIDVDHTQYRFGSTKVFFKAGLLGTLEELRDEKLASLVTQTQAVCRGYLMRKEYSNLIAQKDCVWILQYNLRSFMNVKHWPWMKLFFKIKPLLKSAETEKEMATMKEDFIKCKEDLAKSETKRKDLEEKMVSLLQEKNNLQLQVQADSENLCDAEERCEGLIKSKIQLEAKLKEVTERLEDEEEINAELTTKKRKLEDECSELKKDIDDLEITLAKVEKEKHATENKVKNLMEELAAQEESISKLSKEKKALQEAHQQTMDDLQAEEDKVNSLTKAKSKLEQQVDDLEGSLEQEKKVRMDLERGKRKLEGDIKLTQESLMDLENDKQQSEERMKKKEFENNQLLGKIADEQTINNQLQKKLKELHARIEEIEEEVEAERAMRAKIEKQRSDLAREIEEVSERLEEAGGATAAQIEMNKKREAEFVKLRRDLEESTLHHETTTAALRKKQADSMAELGEQLDNLQRIKQKLEKEKSELKMEIDDLATNMETVAKTKVSLEKTCRSMEDQLVELKAKNDENTRNISDLSNQKARFQNENAELSRQLEERESVISQLTRGKQGFTTQIDDLKRLMEEETKAKNALAHSLQSSRHDCDLLREQYEEEQEAKAELQRTLSKANTEVALWRTKYETDAIQRTEELEEAKKKLAQRLQEAEEQIEAVNSKCASLEKTKQRLHNEMEDLMVDVERSNSLAATLDKKQKNFDKILAEWKQKYEESQAELEGAQKESRSLSTELFKLKNSYEEALDHLETMKRENKNLQQEMADLTEQLGESGKTIHEMEKFKKSVETEKYDMQTALEEAEASLEHEESKILCVQMELNQVKAEVDRKVAEKDEEMDQLRKNNQRVIESMQATLDAEVRSRNDALRVKKKMDGDLNEMEIQLSHANRQAAEAMKQLRNVQGQLKDAQIHLDDSLRSHDDMKEQVAMMERRTTLMQAEIEELRGVVEQTERSRKVAEQELIDASERAGLLHSQNTSLLNTKKKLEMDVTQLHGEIEEAAQEARNAEDKAKKAITDAAMMAEELRKEQDTSAHLERMKKNLEVTVKDLQHRLDEAENLAMKGGKKQMQKLEARVRELETELEAEQKRCSESIKGVRKYERKVKELSYQAEEDKKNNIRLQDLVDKLQIKMKSYKRHAEEAEEQANVHMSRFRKVQHDLEEAEERADVAESLANKMRAKTRDIGPKPTEKQGE; this is translated from the exons ATGAGCTCCGACGCAGAGATGGCTCAGTATGGGCCGGCATCCATCTATCTCCGCAAACCTGAGAAGGAGCGGATCGAGGCGCAGAACCGACCGTTTGATGCCAAAACGGCCTGCTTTGTGCCCGATGTCAAGGAGCTGTACATCAAAGGTGTGGTCCAGAAGAAAGAAGGTGGCAAAGCCACAGTGAAGACCGAGAAGAATGAG ACTGTAACAGTCAGCGATGAAGACTGCCATCCCATGAACCCCCCAAAGTACGACAAGATCGAGGACATGGCCATGATGACCCACCTCAACGAGCCGTCCGTGCTGTTCAACCTCAAAGATCGTTACGCAGCCTGGATGATATAC ACGTATTCGGGGCTGTTCTGCGTCACGGTCAATCCGTACAAATGGCTGCCGGTGTACGACCCCCAAGTGGTGGCGGCCTACCGGGGGAAGAAGCGCATGGAGGCGCCCCCTCACATCTTCTCGGTGTCTGACAACGCCTACCAGAACATGCTCACAG ACCGTGAGAACCAGTCTGTCCTGATCAC CGGAGAATCCGGAGCAGGGAAGACCGTGAACACCAAGCGTGTCATCCAGTACTTTGCAACCATCGCGGTGGCTGGCGGCAGCGACAAGAAGGAGCAAACGTCTGGGAAGATGCAG gggACGCTGGAGGATCAAATCATCTCAGCGAACCCTTTGCTGGAAGCATTTGGGAACGCCAAGACCGTGAGGAATGACAATTCCTCACGTTTT GGAAAGTTCATCAGAATTCACTTCGGAACAACGGGGAAGCTGGCTTCAGCCGACATCGAGACGT ATTTGCTGGAGAAGTCCAGAGTGACGTTCCAGTTGACGGAAGAACGAAGCTACCACATCTTCTACCAAATTATGACCGGACACAAGCCAGAGCTGATAG AGATGCTGCTGATCAGCACGAACCCGTACGACTTCCCGTTGATCAGTCAGGGCCAGATCACGGTGGCCAGCATCGACGACAAGGAGGAGCTGGTGGCTACGGAC ACGGCCACCGACATCCTTGGCTTCACCAACGAGGAGAAGATGTCCATCTACAAGCTGACGGGTGCTGTGTTGCATTATGGGAACATGAAGTTCAAACAGAAGCAAAGGGAGGAGCAGGCGGAGCCCGACGGCACCGAGG TGGCCGACAAAGTGGCCTTCCTCATGGGGCTGAACTCCGCCGACCTGCTGAAGGGCCTGTGCTACCCCCGCGTCAAGGTGGGGAACGAGTACGTCACCAAGGGCCAGACGGTCCCTCAG GTGGCCAATGCAGTTGGCGCTCTGGCCAAGTCCGTCTACGAGAAGATGTTCCTCTGGATGGTGATTCGCATCAATGAAATGCTGGACACCAAGCAGCCCAGGCAGTTCTTCATCGGAGTCTTGGACATCGCCGGATTTGAAATCTTTGAC TTCAACAGCATGGAGCAGCTGTGCATCAACTTCACCAACGAGAAGCTGCAGCAGTTCTTCAACCACCACATGTTTGTGCTGGAGCAAGAAGAGTACAAGAAGGAAGGGATCGACTGGGAGTTCATCGACTTCGGCATGGACCTGGCAGCCTGCATCGAGCTCATTGAGAAG CCCATGGGCATCTTCTCCATCCTGGAGGAGGAGTGCATGTTCCCCAAGTCCTCAGACACGTCCTTCAAGAACAAACTGTATGACCAACATCTTGGGAAGAACAATGCTTTCCAAAAGCCCAAAGTGGTGAAAGGCAAGCCGGAAGCTCACTTCTCCTTGGTCCACTACGCCGGCACGGTGGACTACAACATCAGCGGCTGGCTGGAGAAGAACAAGGACCCTCTGAATGAGTCGGTGGTGCAGCTGTACCAGAAGTCCTCCTTGAAGTTACTGTCTTTCCTCTACGCTTCATTCTCTGGTGCTGAAGCAG ACTCAGGCGGCGATGCCGGCAAAGGTGGGAAGAAAGGAGCAAAGAAGAAGGGCGGCTCCTTTCAGACCGTGTCTGCGGTTTTCAGG GAAAACCTGGGCAAGCTGATGACCAACTTGAGAAGCACCCACCCTCACTTCGTACGTTGCCTGATTCCGAATGAGGTTAAAACTCCAG GCATCATGGACAACCACTTGGTCATCCACCAGCTGCGCTGTAACGGTGTGCTGGAAGGGATTCGGATCTGCACAAAGGGATTCCCAAGCAGGATCCTGTATGCCGACTTCAAGCAAAG ATACAGGATCCTGAATGCCAGCGCCATCCCAGAGGGACAGTTCATCGATGGCAAGAAGGCTTCTGAGAAGCTCCTCGGTTCCATCGACGTGGATCACACGCAGTACCGCTTTGGCTCCACCAAG GTCTTCTTCAAAGCTGGTCTGCTTGGGACTCTGGAGGAACTGCGAGATGAAAAACTGGCTTCTCTGGTGACGCAGACTCAGGCGGTCTGTCGAGGTTACCTGATGAGGAAAGAATACTCCAACCTGATCGCTCAaaa GGATTGTGTGTGGATTCTCCAATACAACCTGCGCTCCTTCATGAACGTCAAACACTGGCCGTGGATGAAGCTCTTCTTCAAGATAAAGCCTCTTCTGAAAAGTGCAGAGACGGAGAAGGAGATGGCCACCATGAAGGAGGACTTCATCAAATGTAAGGAGGACCTGGCCAAGTCAGAAACCAAGAGGAAAGATCTGGAGGAGAAAATGGTTTCTCTGCTGCAGGAGAAGAACAATCTCCAACTTCAAGTCCAGGCT GACTCTGAGAACCTCTGCGATGCAGAAGAACGATGCGAGGGCTTGATTAAAAGCAAAATCCAGCTGGAGGCCAAACTTAAAGAGGTGACGGAGAGGCTGGAAGACGAGGAGGAAATCAACGCGGAGTTGACCACCAAAAAGCGAAAGCTTGAAGACGAATGTTCTGAGCTGAAGAAGGACATTGACGATCTGGAGATAACTTTGGCAAAAGTGGAGAAAGAGAAACACGCCACGGAAAACAAG GTTAAAAACCTCATGGAGGAGCTGGCGGCTCAGGAGGAGAGCATCAGCAAGCTGAGCAAGGAGAAGAAGGCCCTTCAGGAAGCCCACCAGCAGACCATGGATGACCTTCAAGCCGAGGAAGACAAGGTCAACTCTCTGACGAAGGCCAAGTCCAAGCTGGAGCAGCAAGTGGATGAC CTTGAAGGTTCGCTTGAGCAAGAGAAGAAGGTTCGCATGGACCTGGAGAGGGGCAAGCGGAAGCTGGAGGGGGACATCAAACTGACCCAGGAGTCCCTGATGGATTTGGAGAACGACAAACAGCAGTCGGAGGAGAGGATGAAGAA AAAAGAGTTTGAGAACAACCAGCTACTCGGCAAGATTGCAGATGAGCAAACCATCAACAATCAGCTTCAGAAGAAGTTGAAGGAACTCCAC GCTCGAATTGAAGAAATTGAGGAAGAGGTGGAGGCTGAGCGTGCCATGAGGGCCAAGATCGAGAAGCAGAGGTCCGACCTGGCCCGTGAAATCGAGGAGGTCAGCGAGAGGCTGGAGGAGGCCGGAGGAGCCACCGCCGCTCAGATCGAGATGAACAAGAAGCGGGAGGCGGAGTTTGTGAAACTCCGGCGAGACCTGGAGGAGTCCACGCTCCATCACGAGACCACCACCGCCGCACTGCGCAAGAAGCAGGCGGACAGTATGGCCGAGCTGGGGGAGCAGCTGGACAACCTGCAGAGAATCAAGCAGAAACTTGAGAAGGAGAAGAGCGAGCTGAAAATGGAGATCGATGATTTGGCCACCAACATGGAGACGGTGGCTAAAACGAAG GTCAGTCTGGAGAAGACCTGCCGCTCCATGGAGGATCAGCTGGTGGAGTTGAAGGCCAAGAACGATGAGAACACGCGCAACATCTCCGATCTCAGCAATCAGAAGGCCCGTTTCCAAAATGAGAACG CCGAGTTATCCCGACAGCTGGAAGAGCGGGAGAGCGTCATATCCCAGCTGACCAGAGGAAAGCAGGGCTTCACCACGCAAATCGATGACCTGAAGAGGCTCATGGAGGAGGAGACCAAG GCCAAGAACGCCCTGGCCCACAGTTTACAATCATCTCGCCATGACTGCGACCTCCTCCGCGAACAATACGAGGAGGAACAGGAAGCCAAGGCGGAGCTCCAGCGTACTTTGTCCAAGGCCAACACGGAGGTGGCTCTCTGGAGGACCAAATACGAGACGGACGCCATCCAGCGCACCGAGGAGCTGGAGGAAGCCAA GAAGAAGCTGGCCCAGCGTCTCCAAGAGGCGGAGGAGCAAATCGAGGCGGTGAACTCCAAGTGTGCCTCGCTGGAGAAAACCAAACAGCGACTTCACAACGAGATGGAGGACCTCATGGTGGATGTGGAAAGGTCCAACAGCTTAGCCGCCACACTTGACAAGAAGCAAAAGAACTTTGACAAG ATTCTGGCCGAGTGGAAGCAGAAGTATGAGGAGTCTCAGGCGGAGCTGGAGGGCGCTCAGAAGGAATCCCGATCACTGAGCACCGAGCTCTTCAAACTGAAGAACTCCTACGAGGAGGCCCTGGACCACCTGGAGACCATGAAGAGGGAAAACAAAAACCTGCAAC AGGAGATGGCAGACCTGACAGAGCAGCTCGGGGAAAGCGGGAAGACCATCCATGAAATGGAGAAGTTCAAAAAGAGCGTGGAGACAGAAAAGTACGACATGCAGACGGCCCTGGAAGAAGCTGAG GCCTCCCTGGAACACGAGGAGTCCAAAATCCTGTGCGTTCAAATGGAGCTGAACCAAGTGAAGGCCGAAGTGGACCGGAAGGTGGCGGAGAAAGACGAGGAGATGGACCAGCTGAGGAAGAACAACCAGAGAGTCATCGAATCCATGCAGGCCACTCTGGACGCCGAGGTGCGCAGCAGGAACGACGCCCTGAGAGtgaagaagaaaatggatggagacCTGAACGAGATGGAGATCCAGCTGAGCCACGCCAACAGGCAGGCGGCTGAAGCCATGAAGCAGCTGAGGAACGTCCAGGGACAACTCAAG GATGCCCAAATCCACCTGGACGACTCGCTGAGGAGCCACGACGACATGAAGGAGCAGGTAGCTATGATGGAGCGCAGGACCACCTTGATGCAGGCTGAGATCGAGGAGCTTCGCGGAGTGGTGGAGCAGACGGAGCGGAGCCGCAAAGTGGCCGAGCAGGAGCTGATTGACGCCAGCGAGCGTGCGGGTCTTCTCCATTCCCAG AACACCAGTCTCCTGAACACCAAGAAGAAGTTGGAGATGGATGTCACGCAGCTCCACGGTGAAATAGAGGAAGCTGCTCAGGAGGCCAGGAATGCGGAGGACAAGGCCAAGAAAGCCATCACTGAT GCCGCCATGATGGCTGAGGAGCTGAGAAAGGAGCAGGACACCAGCGCCCACCTGGAGAGGATGAAGAAGAACCTGGAAGTCACCGTCAAAGACCTGCAGCATCGCCTGGACGAGGCGGAGAACTTGGCGATGAAGGGCGGGAAGAAACAGATGCAGAAGCTGGAGGCCAGG GTTCGTGAGCTGGAGACCGAACTGGAAGCCGAGCAAAAGCGATGCTCCGAGTCCATCAAGGGAGTCCGCAAATACGAGCGCAAGGTCAAAGAGCTGAGCTACCAG GCCGAAGAAGACAAGAAGAACAACATTCGACTGCAGGACTTGGTGGACAAGCTCCAGATCAAGATGAAGTCCTACAAACGTCACGCAGAAGAAGCT GAGGAGCAGGCCAACGTGCACATGTCCAGGTTCAGGAAGGTCCAGCACGACCTGGAAGAGGCTGAAGAAAGAGCTGATGTGGCCGAATCGCTGGCAAACAAGATGCGAGCCAAGACCCGCGACATCGGACCCAAG CCTACTGAGAAACAGGGCGAGTAG